From Limnochordia bacterium, one genomic window encodes:
- a CDS encoding YueI family protein has translation MPDEKTTERARTFSNKDELARTISAAISGPLEIKKEEKQKYLGSFQEDVLAAYTKEQLQTKEVQKELHRYLDPQVTERLLINGKAPLRLVMPYVRLAQEKNLPFMMVTEQDVSSPFALVLRKRD, from the coding sequence ATGCCCGACGAAAAAACCACCGAGCGAGCTCGAACCTTTAGCAATAAGGACGAACTAGCAAGGACCATTAGTGCGGCCATTAGTGGACCTTTAGAGATTAAAAAAGAAGAGAAACAGAAGTATCTTGGCTCTTTCCAGGAGGATGTACTGGCGGCTTATACCAAAGAGCAGCTGCAAACCAAGGAGGTTCAAAAGGAACTCCATCGTTACTTGGATCCCCAAGTTACGGAGAGGCTCCTGATTAATGGCAAGGCCCCTCTGCGACTAGTTATGCCCTATGTCCGGCTAGCTCAGGAGAAGAACCTGCCTTTTATGATGGTAACCGAACAGGATGTATCTAGTCCTTTTGCTTTGGTCCTTCGCAAAAGGGATTAA
- a CDS encoding tRNA threonylcarbamoyladenosine dehydratase, which yields MDHQFSRTELLIGKEGINKLAKAKIAVFGLGGVGSFCTEALARGGIGKLVLIDPDHVSLTNLNRQLPALYSTLGHLKTDVLAQRIRDINPLCQVETYPLAYTADSRSELISNYDYVADAIDSVRDKVDLIKSCVEQQIPIVSAMGAGRKLDPTAFVVADISDTDTCPLARAVRQRLRKHDIERGVKVVFSREQPQQYHESSVTGSISFVPPVVGMILASVIIRDLLGISLS from the coding sequence ATGGACCATCAATTCAGTAGAACAGAGCTTTTAATTGGTAAAGAAGGTATAAACAAATTGGCTAAGGCCAAAATCGCTGTTTTTGGATTAGGGGGAGTTGGCTCATTCTGTACCGAAGCCTTAGCACGGGGTGGTATTGGAAAGCTTGTACTGATCGATCCCGATCACGTTAGCCTAACCAATCTAAACCGACAGCTACCTGCTTTATACAGTACCCTAGGCCATTTAAAGACTGACGTCTTAGCGCAGCGGATTAGGGATATTAATCCCTTATGCCAAGTAGAGACCTATCCCTTAGCCTATACGGCTGATTCCCGTTCCGAACTAATCTCAAACTATGATTATGTAGCCGATGCCATCGATTCGGTAAGGGATAAGGTGGATCTGATTAAAAGCTGCGTTGAACAGCAGATCCCCATTGTTTCCGCAATGGGTGCAGGGAGAAAACTAGATCCCACCGCCTTCGTAGTCGCTGATATAAGTGACACGGACACATGTCCCCTTGCCCGGGCCGTCCGTCAAAGGTTACGGAAACATGACATCGAAAGGGGCGTCAAGGTCGTTTTTTCTAGGGAACAGCCTCAGCAATATCACGAATCATCAGTAACCGGGAGCATCTCCTTTGTCCCACCGGTTGTGGGCATGATCCTTGCTAGCGTAATCATCCGGGATCTGTTAGGAATCTCCCTAAGTTGA
- a CDS encoding cation diffusion facilitator family transporter: MNDKFKKGEKLSVVTLVINVLLALGKAVVGVLSGSSALVADAVHSGSDSVTTVGVILGLRVAQQPPDKEHPYGHGRAESISAKVLAILLFVVGLEMVRTSVKDTLAQNFTVPGKIALWMAILSIVVKELMYQVTVKEGKKINSRALISDAWHHRSDALSSVASSIGIFAARHGYPFLDPLVAGVVAIIVMKTAWDIFRSTFDEFMDAQVDNLLYDAINNEVVGVSGVVHVDEIRSRRYGANAYIDLRISVDHELTVEQGHNIASAVRNRIVTTIPEVTDVLVHVDPFDAEKEQA, translated from the coding sequence ATGAATGATAAGTTCAAGAAAGGCGAGAAGCTTTCAGTCGTTACTTTGGTTATTAACGTTTTACTGGCATTGGGTAAGGCTGTTGTTGGAGTGTTGAGTGGTTCATCTGCCCTGGTGGCTGATGCTGTGCATTCCGGTTCCGATTCGGTTACCACCGTTGGGGTTATCTTGGGGCTGAGGGTAGCACAGCAACCCCCGGATAAGGAACACCCCTATGGTCATGGCCGCGCGGAGTCCATTTCAGCTAAGGTGCTGGCGATCCTCCTTTTTGTTGTGGGTCTGGAAATGGTCCGGACTTCGGTTAAGGATACCCTTGCTCAGAACTTCACTGTTCCTGGGAAGATTGCTCTATGGATGGCGATTTTGTCCATTGTTGTTAAGGAACTCATGTACCAGGTTACTGTAAAAGAGGGCAAGAAAATCAACAGCAGGGCACTGATTAGTGACGCATGGCACCACCGCAGTGATGCATTGTCTTCGGTGGCATCGTCCATTGGTATATTTGCTGCACGCCATGGCTATCCTTTCCTTGATCCATTGGTTGCTGGGGTCGTTGCTATAATCGTCATGAAAACAGCCTGGGATATCTTTCGTTCAACCTTTGATGAGTTCATGGATGCCCAGGTAGATAACTTGCTGTATGATGCGATTAATAATGAAGTCGTGGGAGTCAGTGGAGTAGTGCATGTTGATGAGATTCGTAGCCGTAGATATGGGGCTAATGCCTACATTGATCTACGGATTAGTGTCGATCACGAGTTAACAGTGGAACAAGGACACAATATTGCCTCGGCGGTCCGCAACAGGATCGTGACGACAATTCCCGAAGTTACTGATGTGTTGGTGCATGTGGATCCCTTTGATGCTGAAAAAGAACAGGCTTGA
- a CDS encoding Eco57I restriction-modification methylase domain-containing protein — MDKDLHNVIAEQVLLPFTLGLMDQGSCPERNLLSQSLYLLIQACFLVTAESKGYLTIDLASIGAGPNSSKQSIEQGDFSRLYREVIAQTRLTLPEPDIGIVSDQFFAKGLSNLLKLKDIIRDLPPLWLADLYESLKDCSLGQNPDQEWTWHKTAHKKPSWGAYYTPTFITRYLVEQTVGPIVRQQLEQGEFRGVHILDPSMGCGHFITTALDFLLNTINPYFKGRESALHCLYSETFQLEPPPSVNQAVVRLIASEYLYGIDLDEAAVYVCKLILLLYARVEPVPPSFAQGLRVGNALWGAWADEIPGLRRQRLAELDHSQLKKQYGPVFDQYLQELSPWLSPGFHWELEFPQVFLSEKVGFDAIVANPPYLHVKRAMDANYKEALLKRFSLTKGQWDQGALFIEQSLRRLIDPNGYIGMILPKPFFTAQSFENLRRMILECMNVHSFGPCGVCFPEPNVEANTIVLGSVPAPAVAITRICREQFEVEKTIPAHLLSRLPFCTFSYLVEPEWIEQIVANYQMGNYVPLHTLVTWKRGVEKGKRGTTRRGLPCITGQDLTCYHAIPSTFIQPTDDLVVYKEPSLYKQPEKLLLRRVADRPIAAVDTTGSYVLNTIYVGVTAPSISRHALCAVMNSAFFADLFRQLFNLDDKLFPYLRISQLNQMPIPAKLGTCSRLGEISRKLHSKISPSQKSKLLEEIESIVSRAYDVG; from the coding sequence ATGGATAAGGATTTACACAATGTGATCGCAGAACAGGTGTTGCTCCCTTTTACTTTGGGTCTGATGGATCAGGGAAGCTGTCCGGAACGCAACTTGCTCTCCCAGTCATTGTACTTATTAATCCAAGCGTGCTTTTTGGTTACCGCCGAGAGCAAGGGTTACCTAACCATTGATCTGGCATCTATTGGTGCTGGCCCGAATAGCAGCAAACAGAGTATTGAGCAAGGGGATTTTTCTCGTCTTTACCGTGAGGTTATCGCACAAACACGCTTAACCCTACCCGAACCAGATATTGGCATTGTCTCTGATCAGTTTTTTGCCAAGGGATTAAGCAACCTGCTAAAGCTAAAGGATATAATCAGGGACTTACCCCCCCTTTGGTTAGCTGATCTATACGAGAGTCTTAAGGATTGTTCCCTGGGTCAGAATCCCGATCAGGAATGGACCTGGCACAAAACGGCTCACAAAAAGCCCAGCTGGGGAGCTTATTACACTCCCACCTTCATTACCCGTTACCTAGTAGAACAGACTGTAGGACCAATAGTCAGACAACAACTAGAACAAGGAGAGTTTCGTGGTGTTCATATACTAGATCCGAGCATGGGCTGTGGCCATTTCATAACCACCGCCTTAGATTTTCTGTTAAATACCATAAACCCCTATTTCAAAGGGAGGGAATCTGCCCTACACTGCCTTTATTCGGAGACATTTCAGCTGGAACCGCCTCCTTCAGTAAATCAAGCTGTTGTTCGACTCATTGCCTCCGAGTACCTATACGGAATAGACCTTGATGAGGCGGCAGTATATGTATGCAAACTAATCCTGCTTCTTTATGCCCGGGTAGAACCGGTCCCCCCCTCCTTTGCTCAGGGGCTGCGGGTGGGTAATGCCCTTTGGGGAGCCTGGGCCGATGAAATCCCCGGACTACGAAGACAAAGGTTAGCTGAACTGGATCACTCCCAACTAAAGAAGCAGTATGGCCCTGTTTTTGACCAGTATCTGCAAGAGCTGTCTCCATGGCTTTCGCCTGGTTTCCACTGGGAACTGGAGTTCCCCCAGGTGTTCCTGAGTGAGAAAGTTGGTTTTGATGCCATTGTCGCTAATCCACCCTACCTGCATGTAAAGCGAGCCATGGATGCCAACTACAAAGAAGCTCTGTTGAAACGGTTCTCCCTGACAAAGGGTCAATGGGATCAGGGGGCTCTTTTTATTGAACAGAGTCTCCGTCGACTCATAGATCCTAACGGGTACATCGGCATGATTTTGCCCAAACCGTTTTTCACAGCGCAGAGCTTCGAGAACCTAAGAAGGATGATCCTGGAATGTATGAATGTACACAGTTTTGGACCCTGTGGAGTCTGCTTTCCAGAGCCGAACGTGGAGGCCAATACAATTGTCTTAGGTAGTGTACCCGCCCCAGCTGTGGCTATCACCAGGATTTGCCGGGAGCAATTCGAGGTAGAAAAGACCATTCCCGCCCATTTACTATCCAGACTACCGTTCTGTACCTTCAGCTACTTAGTCGAACCTGAATGGATTGAGCAGATCGTTGCCAACTACCAGATGGGTAATTATGTTCCTCTCCATACTCTAGTCACATGGAAAAGGGGGGTAGAAAAGGGCAAACGGGGGACGACAAGAAGAGGCCTTCCTTGTATTACCGGGCAGGATTTGACTTGCTACCATGCTATTCCTAGTACCTTTATCCAACCAACCGATGACTTAGTGGTGTACAAAGAGCCAAGCTTATACAAACAACCGGAGAAGCTTCTGCTGCGAAGGGTAGCAGACAGACCCATCGCCGCGGTGGATACCACAGGTTCGTATGTACTGAACACCATCTACGTAGGAGTCACCGCACCGAGTATTAGCCGGCATGCCCTATGCGCCGTCATGAACAGCGCCTTTTTTGCCGACCTCTTCAGGCAGCTATTTAACCTAGATGATAAGCTTTTCCCTTACCTGCGCATTTCCCAGCTTAATCAAATGCCAATTCCCGCGAAACTTGGTACCTGTTCGAGACTAGGGGAGATATCCCGCAAACTACACAGCAAAATCTCTCCTTCCCAGAAGTCAAAGCTTTTGGAGGAGATTGAATCAATCGTCAGCCGTGCTTACGATGTGGGTTAA